In Bacillus sp. S3, the sequence CAGCTTAGCCCCAAACATTGCTCCAATCATCCCCGTAATAATCACATATGCGGCAATAAGCGGGATATTCCCATGAATGATTTCACCTATTTCCGTTGCTACCGGTACGGTTACAGATTTAACGGTTAGTGGAAGGATGAACAATTTCGACAGATTCAACCACCTGGCTAATAGAATAGCTGAAATAATGGTAGTCACACTTCCGAATGTCAATCCGATAAAGGCTGCACTGAAATATTTTTTAAATAAGTCTCGATTTTTATAGATAGGAACAGCTAGGGCAACCGTTGCAGGACCAAGTAAGTATGTCATAATCGATTTTGCAGGTACGTATTCATTAAAAGAAATATTAGATAAAACTAAAAGGCAAATAATGATAATCGTACTAAAGAAAACGGGACTTGTTAATGGAGTAGAATATTTCTTCGCTAAAAATCGAGTAAATAGATAGGCTGAAACGGTAAGAACAATACTATAGAGCGTGATCATGAGAGGTTACTTTTTCCTTTTCATTTTTCATAATAACAGCTTGGGTTATTTTCCCTGCAAAGAATAAGCCAACAAAGGCACTGACTGTAAGGATAAAAAGCAGTGATAAACCCTTTGCAAACATCGTTCTTCCTAATGTCATAAGACCAACAGATATAGGAATAAAAAAGAACCCCAGGTGTTTCAGCAACCAGCCTGCTGCCAATTCAATTTGCTCAAGTGTAATGACACCCAGCCAAAGCAAAGTGAACAAAAGAACAATGCCGATGACATTTCCGGGAACCGGCAAATGAAAAAAACGGGATATTCCATTGCCGATCTGATAGATTACGATAAGAATAAGCATTTGCAAAGTAAACTTCCAAGTTCTCTTTACCATATTACCCACCTAACTTCCTGCTTGAAAAATCTGAGTTTTCTAATATACGTAATAATATTACAGTATAAAGGATTACTGTTCCTGACGCATCCTCTTTTGTTCACAATATATCCATATCTTTTTTCGGAAAACTTCTTTATCTTAATTGTAGGAGGGATCGTCATGAAAAAAGTCTATCTGATATGCAGTCTTGCTATTTTCATTGGGATAGCAGGAGGAATTTCTTTTTTCCTTATTCGAGATGCAAATGCGGCAATTCCAGGAGATGTCACTTTAATTAAGCAAAATGGGGATACCTATAATTTTGGCAAGGATAAAACCAAATTAAAGTTAATTGAATTTATTTATACCCATTGTCCTGATGTCTGTCCAACCACCACGAAAAAGATGGTTGAATTGAAAACTGATTTAGTTAAAAATGGGATTTACGGCAAGGACATTGAATTTGTCACAATCACAATCGATCCCTATCGCGACACCCCTGAAATTCTCCAAGGATATAGACAAGGATTTGGAATATCAAATGACAATGATTGGATATTCTTAACCGGAGAAAAGCAAAATAGTAAAAATGCGCAAAAGGAAATTAGAAAAGTTGCGGATACATTGCAGTTTCAATACAAAGACCCAGGTAATGGTCAATTTGTCCATTCAACCTTCACCTATTTAGTTGATGAAAACAACAAATTTGTCGCGAAGTTCCCAATGGGGAAGGATTTTAATAAACAAGAGGTTTATGATCAAATCATCGATGAGATGGAGTAATAAAAAAAGCGGTTAGTCCCTTGGATTAATCGCTTTTTAATGCCAATTTTTCTTATTTAATTCACGGAAGAAGGATATTTTTGAATTTGCTGTAATAATAAAAGGTAATTGGACTTTGGTTTGGTCAGACTTGCTTTTATACCAGCCTTTTTTAACTTATTAACGAGTTCAGTAAGCTGTTTTTTTGCCATACTTCTCACCCTCTTTAAAACTTCTTACACTAATTCTACAACAAAAATATGAATAAAGTGTGAATATGGAAAAATTTTTTTAGAAAATTTTTCTTTTCTATTTTTACCCTGCTTGAAAAAATTCGCTCTTCGCTTATATTAATGGTATAATTTAAAGCAATATGTTTTTTGGAGGATGTTTTTAGATGATTACTGTAAGTAATGTAAGTTTAAGATATGGTGACCGTAAATTATTTGAGGATGTGAATATTAAATTTACACCTGGTAATTGCTACGGGCTAATCGGCGCAAATGGCGCCGGAAAATCCACTTTTTTAAAAATTTTATCTGGTGAGATTGAAGCACAAACAGGAACGGTTCAACTTGGGCCAAATGAACGAATGGCTGTCTTAAAACAGAACCATTTTGAATATGAGGAATTTGATGTCTTAAAAACTGTTATTATGGGGCATTCAAGACTGTATGAAGTCATGCAGGAAAAGGATGCTATTTATATGAAAGAAAATTTCACTGATGAAGATGGCATGAAGGCTGCCGAACTTGAAGGTGAATTTGCTGAATTAAACGGTTGGGAAGCAGAACCAGAGGCAGCGATTCTATTAAAGGGACTGGGCATTGGCGAGGACCTGCATGATAAAAAAATGGCAGAATTAACCGGATCCGAAAAGGTAAAGGTATTGCTGGCGCAGGCATTGTTTGGCAGACCGGATGTATTACTGCTGGACGAACCGACAAACCACTTAGACATTAAAGCGATCCAATGGCTTGAAGATTTCTTAATTAATTTCGAAAACACTGTTATTGTTGTTTCCCACGACCGTCACTTCTTAAATAAAGTATGTACCCATATCGCTGATTTGGATTTCAGTAAAATTCAAATCTATGTCGGGAATTATGATTTTTGGTATGAATCAAGCCAATTAGCATCTAGAATGGCATCGGACGCAAACAAAAAGAAAGAGGAAAAAATTAAAGAACTACAAAGTTTTATTGCCCGCTTTAGCGCGAATGCCTCAAAATCCAAACAGGCAACCTCACGGAAAAAGCTGTTAGATAAAATCACCCTTGATGACATTAAGCCATCATCACGACGCTATCCGTTTGTCGGGTTCACACCTGAACGTGAAATCGGCAATGACTTGTTACGTGTGGAAGGTTTAACGAAAACAATTGATGGGGTAAAAGTTCTTGATAATATCAGTTTCTTTATGAATAAAGGCGACAAGATAGCATTAGTTGGTACAAACGAAGTCGCAAAAACAACGCTTTTTAAAATATTAATGGGTGAAATGGAAGCGGACAGCGGAACATTTAAATGGGGTATCACTACATCTCAAGCCTATTTCCCTAAGGATAACTCCGAGTATTTTGAAAACAGTGATTTAAGCCTCGTGGATTGGCTTCGTCAATTCTCTCCCAAGGATGATAGTGAAAGCTTCTTGCGCGGATTTTTGGGAAGAATGTTATTTTCCGGAGAAGAAGTGTTAAAGAAAGCGAGTGTTCTTTCCGGTGGAGAAAAGGTTCGCTGTATGCTCTCTAAAATGATGCTAAACGGCGCAAACGTTCTACTCCTTGATGAACCAACAAACCATTTAGACTTAGAATCCATCACAGCGCTTAATAACGGATTAATCAATTTCAAAGGTTCTATGCTTTTTGCTTCACATGACCATCAGTTCATTCAAACGATTGCCAATCGAATATTTGAATTTACGCCAAATGGCTTAGTGGATAAGCAAATGACTTATGATGAATACCTTGAAAATGATGAAATTCAGAAGCAAGTTGCGGAAATGTACCAATAAATTAGGTTGAGGATGTATTAGATAGGGGAGCCCTTACCTAGACATCCTCTTTTTTTGTTTTAGTATCGCTTTTGCTTTCGTCTTGAAGACGGTTCTTCTCTAGAACCCGTTTCTGTTGTTGTTGTTCCTTGACCCTCTACTTGTGGCGAGCTAAGCCCGATGGTGGATGGATCAGCTTTTCGTTTGCTTCGTTTTCCCATTTGACACACCTCCCCTATTATCTTTTGGACAATTATTGCTGGATATACAGAATATTTACCGTGAATTTCGGCAAGATAATTTACAGGAGGAGGTGTTTTGTATGGCAACAGTTGGAGTAGAACAATCTCTTACAAATATTCAACAAGCACTTAGGGAAAAAGGGTACGACGTGGTAGAACTAAAGCAGGAATCAGACGCACAAAATTGTGACTGTTGTGTTGTTACTGGTCTTGATTCAAACGTGATGGGTATGCAGGATACTTTTACAAAAGGCTCAGTAATCGATGCAAACGGGATGTCAGCAGATGAAGTATGCCAGCAGGTAGAGAGCAGGCTGCAATAGGTGTTTTGAAAGACTAAAGGATTCCAACTTTAGTCTTTTTATTTCTCTTTTTTCGAATAAATGTTAACCTTCGGACCGCTATCTGGTGATGGCTTTTTCACTTTTTCATTTTGCTTTTTCTCAACCATCTCTTCCCCATCTTTCTTCGGTATAAACTCACTTCCATAGGTGGCTCCAATATTTAATTTACCCTTTAATTCTTTAATTCCAAGCTGACCAAAATTATTATTTAATTCATATTTATCTAAAATGATTTTTTCGATATTAATTTTTTCAATGATGATGGGAGGATCCGATGTTTGCGTATCCTTTTCCTTTTGTTCCTTGTACTCTTGCAGGGCTTTTTTCAGCTCTTCCATATTCATTTCTAAGGAAAGTAATTTTTTTTGTAGTTCCTTTTCAACATCATGATTCCTGAAGATAAGGAATAAATTTTTAAGTGACATGCTCACAAACTCCCTTATTTTATACCTTACATCATTTATATGGAGAAAACAGCTTAACATGTCCAATCGTAAAAAAGAACGAACAAAGAATGTTCGATTCACTAATAAAAGCTGTTAACCGGATTAGTCGATAGGAATAATTTCTCCTTTCTCAACGGCTCGTTGGTAACTTACGAATAAAATCCCATTCCAAAATTTAGCACTTAATTGAGCGGGACTTATAGAATCCGGTAAAGTAATTTGACGCTGAAATTCACCATAAAATCTTTCAGAATAGGTTATTTTCAATTGTGGGTGGATTGGTAAGGCTTTGCCTTTAATGGTTAGAATATTGCCATTCAGTCCTAATTCTAGGTTTTCTTTCATCACCCCTGGGAGCTCTATCATCACAATGACTTCTTGATCACTCTCTAATAAATCAATTGCGGGAAAGGTTCGAGAATTATTTTCAGCCCGATTGGATTTTCCTTCAGGGCTCGTGAATGGCTGGGTAAATTGTTGGTCGTTCATAAATTGCTTGGCGAAATCCTGATCAAAAATATTGTTCCAGAAATCTCCCCCATGCATATTCTTTGCGATGTCCATCCATTGTTTTAATTTATCCATATCCATCGGTTCACCCCCCCCTTCATTTTCTCGTAAAATAACCACGTTCTACGTTAGCATATTAAACATCCCTACTTCCATCTTACTAATCTGCCTTGTAATTTAAACCAACTATTACTCCTGCTTCATAATTGAATAGGAATCGCATATATTTAATAGCAAGGATAAGGAGGGATCAGATGCCAGCACCGGCTCCATATATTAATATTAATATATTTATGATTAAAATTAATTCCTTTGAAAATGCTTCAGCCGTTAATATCGGTCAAAACCTATTGGCCGAATGGCATAATTCAGATAAAAAAAACCAGGGCTATGGTCAAAATTTTGGCGATAAAAGTGACTTTGTTGGTACACGAAGTTTTGTCGACGATAAAGATCAAATCGACTCTCCCTCCTCTTTCGATTCTC encodes:
- a CDS encoding CidA/LrgA family protein, with protein sequence MVKRTWKFTLQMLILIVIYQIGNGISRFFHLPVPGNVIGIVLLFTLLWLGVITLEQIELAAGWLLKHLGFFFIPISVGLMTLGRTMFAKGLSLLFILTVSAFVGLFFAGKITQAVIMKNEKEKVTSHDHAL
- a CDS encoding Hsp20/alpha crystallin family protein — protein: MDMDKLKQWMDIAKNMHGGDFWNNIFDQDFAKQFMNDQQFTQPFTSPEGKSNRAENNSRTFPAIDLLESDQEVIVMIELPGVMKENLELGLNGNILTIKGKALPIHPQLKITYSERFYGEFQRQITLPDSISPAQLSAKFWNGILFVSYQRAVEKGEIIPID
- a CDS encoding ABC-F family ATP-binding cassette domain-containing protein, which codes for MITVSNVSLRYGDRKLFEDVNIKFTPGNCYGLIGANGAGKSTFLKILSGEIEAQTGTVQLGPNERMAVLKQNHFEYEEFDVLKTVIMGHSRLYEVMQEKDAIYMKENFTDEDGMKAAELEGEFAELNGWEAEPEAAILLKGLGIGEDLHDKKMAELTGSEKVKVLLAQALFGRPDVLLLDEPTNHLDIKAIQWLEDFLINFENTVIVVSHDRHFLNKVCTHIADLDFSKIQIYVGNYDFWYESSQLASRMASDANKKKEEKIKELQSFIARFSANASKSKQATSRKKLLDKITLDDIKPSSRRYPFVGFTPEREIGNDLLRVEGLTKTIDGVKVLDNISFFMNKGDKIALVGTNEVAKTTLFKILMGEMEADSGTFKWGITTSQAYFPKDNSEYFENSDLSLVDWLRQFSPKDDSESFLRGFLGRMLFSGEEVLKKASVLSGGEKVRCMLSKMMLNGANVLLLDEPTNHLDLESITALNNGLINFKGSMLFASHDHQFIQTIANRIFEFTPNGLVDKQMTYDEYLENDEIQKQVAEMYQ
- a CDS encoding SCO family protein codes for the protein MKKVYLICSLAIFIGIAGGISFFLIRDANAAIPGDVTLIKQNGDTYNFGKDKTKLKLIEFIYTHCPDVCPTTTKKMVELKTDLVKNGIYGKDIEFVTITIDPYRDTPEILQGYRQGFGISNDNDWIFLTGEKQNSKNAQKEIRKVADTLQFQYKDPGNGQFVHSTFTYLVDENNKFVAKFPMGKDFNKQEVYDQIIDEME
- a CDS encoding YkuS family protein yields the protein MATVGVEQSLTNIQQALREKGYDVVELKQESDAQNCDCCVVTGLDSNVMGMQDTFTKGSVIDANGMSADEVCQQVESRLQ
- a CDS encoding YuzL family protein, which translates into the protein MGKRSKRKADPSTIGLSSPQVEGQGTTTTETGSREEPSSRRKQKRY
- a CDS encoding LrgB family protein gives rise to the protein MITLYSIVLTVSAYLFTRFLAKKYSTPLTSPVFFSTIIIICLLVLSNISFNEYVPAKSIMTYLLGPATVALAVPIYKNRDLFKKYFSAAFIGLTFGSVTTIISAILLARWLNLSKLFILPLTVKSVTVPVATEIGEIIHGNIPLIAAYVIITGMIGAMFGAKLMNLCKINHPFARGLAVGTISHGIGTAEAVKEGEIQGAVAGAAMGIAAVLTSFIIPLIIDYIL